Proteins encoded by one window of Aptenodytes patagonicus chromosome 9, bAptPat1.pri.cur, whole genome shotgun sequence:
- the LOC143164622 gene encoding ras-like protein family member 11A-like, which yields MRLISQDTMSQYSTNFLLLPIPEYPVLDCVPNKIIKLVVLGGSSVGKTALVVRFLTKRFIGDYEANTGALYSRKFTIDGEQISLQVQDTPFVSLEDDTDSICCQEQINRSIYWADGFVFVYSITDYESYRVIRPLHQHIRKIHPNANIPLLLMANKGDLLRARQVSSKEGLQLASELGGTYYEVSARENCEGVHEAFQQLCQEVSRMIGSCNGEKRRGLHLVRPKSPNMQDLKRRLKQALTSKGKSATTL from the exons ATGCGTCTCATCTCTCAGGATACTATGTCACAGTATTCTACTAACTTTCTCTTGCTCCCCATACCAGAGTATCCTGTATTAGACTGCGTGCCCAACAAAATCATCAAGCTCGTGGTACTGGGTGGCAGTAGCGTTGGCAAGACAG CCCTGGTTGTGCGCTTTCTCACGAAGAGATTTATTGGAGACTATGAAGCCAATACTG GTGCTTTGTATTCAAGAAAGTTCACCATAGATGGGGAACAGATCTCTCTACAGGTGCAGGATACTCCCTTTGTTTCATTGGAG GATGACACTGACAGCATATGCTGCCAAGAGCAGATAAACCGTTCAATCTACTGGGCAGATGGCTTCGTTTTTGTTTACTCCATCACAGACTATGAGAGTTACCGAGTCATCCGTCCCCTACACCAGCACATCCGCAAGATTCACCCGAATGCTAACATTCCCCTGCTTCTGATGGCGAACAAAGGAGACCTCCTGCGAGCCAGGCAGGTGTCCTCCAAAGAAGGACTCCAGCTGGCCAGTGAACTGGGAGGTACTTATTATGAAGTCTCAGCCCGGGAGAACTGTGAGGGAGTGCATGAAGCCTTCCAGCAGCTTTGCCAGGAGGTCAGCAGGATGATTGGGAGCTGCAATGGAGAGAAACGGAGAGGCCTCCACCTTGTCCGACCCAAGTCTCCAAATATGCAAGACTTAAAGAGACGTTTGAAACAGGCTTTGACTTCCAAAGGGAAATCTGCCACTACACTTTGA